One part of the Rhizobium rhizogenes genome encodes these proteins:
- a CDS encoding type II CAAX prenyl endopeptidase Rce1 family protein — translation MKNWHILLIIGLVGVASLWLAGFAQLVPGEQLSQMMRALILVQPTILTVAAVAVGQALAAKVGLGTPLIDALLRGNNQRLALQRQLPAALLTGLAVGLLMIAYARIILPSVTDTATVAGMSAFPVPLATRILYGGITEELLTRWGLMSFFAWVLWRLTGKGEVRPPILWAAVTMAAALFAAGHLPFLFAIAAQPQPALIAAILLTNFIPGLLFGWLFWRQGLEAAMFSHAFAHCVNALAS, via the coding sequence ATGAAAAACTGGCACATTCTTTTGATCATCGGCCTGGTGGGGGTCGCCTCGCTATGGCTGGCAGGTTTCGCGCAGCTTGTGCCGGGAGAGCAACTTTCGCAGATGATGCGCGCGCTGATACTTGTGCAACCGACGATACTGACCGTGGCTGCCGTTGCGGTCGGTCAGGCTCTTGCGGCAAAGGTCGGGCTTGGTACACCGCTGATCGACGCGCTACTGCGGGGAAATAACCAACGCCTCGCGCTGCAAAGACAGTTGCCGGCCGCGCTGCTCACCGGGCTTGCTGTCGGCCTCCTGATGATCGCCTATGCACGGATTATCCTGCCATCAGTGACAGATACGGCGACGGTGGCGGGCATGAGCGCTTTTCCCGTGCCGCTGGCAACCCGGATACTCTATGGCGGGATTACCGAGGAATTGCTGACCCGATGGGGCCTGATGTCGTTTTTCGCATGGGTACTCTGGCGTCTGACAGGCAAGGGAGAAGTCCGTCCGCCGATTTTGTGGGCCGCCGTCACCATGGCAGCCGCCCTCTTCGCCGCCGGTCATCTGCCGTTTCTGTTCGCGATCGCCGCCCAGCCGCAACCGGCACTTATCGCCGCGATCCTGCTCACCAATTTCATACCCGGCCTGTTGTTCGGGTGGCTGTTCTGGCGCCAGGGACTGGAGGCGGCGATGTTTTCCCATGCCTTTGCCCATTGTGTGAACGCATTGGCTTCGTGA
- a CDS encoding transporter substrate-binding domain-containing protein, with translation MALSFSRFAAKLIAGTVVIASMATAAHADATLDRIKGRGKLTVGVILSGAPFGFIDPKTQEQKGLNIDVAKALAAGLGVELVTETVTPPNRVQFLQQGKVDILIANMQYTEERAKTLDYVPTPYDRQGGAAIGRKDSGIKDWPDLKGKIACVSQGSNYTQPLIEEYGAQVKALPSQPESLLALKGGNCDVSVHVNGTLSLMLQDRADEWKDYGILIPTDLIPSDSVIWLRKGESDTQAALDKIVKELHASGKMLEFAKANRLPSIGYMEEQQKKLSAAQ, from the coding sequence ATGGCCCTCTCTTTCTCCAGATTTGCCGCAAAACTCATCGCCGGAACCGTCGTCATCGCTTCGATGGCCACCGCCGCCCATGCGGATGCAACGCTCGACCGGATCAAGGGTCGCGGCAAGCTCACCGTCGGCGTGATCCTATCGGGCGCGCCCTTCGGCTTTATCGATCCGAAGACGCAGGAACAGAAGGGCCTCAACATCGATGTGGCCAAGGCGCTGGCCGCCGGCCTCGGTGTCGAGCTGGTCACAGAAACCGTTACCCCGCCCAACCGCGTGCAGTTCCTGCAGCAGGGCAAGGTCGATATTCTGATCGCCAACATGCAATACACGGAAGAGCGCGCCAAAACCCTCGATTATGTGCCCACCCCCTATGACCGCCAGGGCGGCGCAGCCATCGGCCGCAAGGACAGTGGTATCAAGGACTGGCCGGACCTGAAGGGCAAGATCGCCTGCGTTTCGCAAGGGTCGAACTACACCCAGCCGCTGATCGAGGAATATGGCGCACAGGTAAAGGCCCTGCCGAGCCAGCCGGAATCGCTGCTGGCGCTGAAGGGCGGCAATTGCGATGTCTCCGTCCACGTCAACGGCACGCTGAGCCTGATGCTGCAGGACCGCGCCGACGAGTGGAAGGATTATGGCATCCTTATCCCCACCGACCTCATCCCTTCCGATTCCGTGATCTGGCTGCGCAAGGGTGAAAGCGATACCCAGGCCGCACTCGACAAGATCGTCAAGGAACTGCACGCCTCCGGCAAGATGCTCGAATTCGCCAAGGCCAACCGCCTGCCGAGCATCGGCTACATGGAAGAACAGCAGAAGAAGCTCTCTGCCGCCCAATAA
- a CDS encoding carbohydrate ABC transporter permease: MAGQARSGRPNQLFRNLNSKIASIPMILTAMVIFLGGTIWTVVYSFTNSKLLPRASFIGFDQYERLWAAPRWIVSIQNLAIYGVLSLIFSLVIGFVLAALMDQKIRFENTFRTIFLYPFALSFIVTGLVWQWLLNPEFGIQSVVRSMGWESFTFDPLYNSQIVIYGILIAALWQGTGLVMCLMLAGLRGIDEDIWKAARVDGIPMWKTYILIIIPMMRPVFITTLVIIASGIVKVYDLVVAQTSGGPGIASEVPAKYVYDYMFQAQNLGQGFAASTMMLLTVAIIIIPWAYLEFGGKKRG; the protein is encoded by the coding sequence ATGGCAGGACAAGCGCGCTCCGGGCGCCCCAATCAGCTCTTTCGCAATCTTAATTCCAAGATTGCCTCCATTCCCATGATCTTGACCGCCATGGTGATCTTCCTCGGCGGCACGATCTGGACGGTGGTTTATTCCTTCACCAATTCCAAGCTTCTGCCGCGCGCGAGTTTCATCGGTTTCGACCAATATGAGCGTTTGTGGGCCGCGCCGCGCTGGATCGTATCCATCCAGAATCTGGCGATCTACGGCGTGCTGTCGCTGATCTTCAGCCTTGTCATCGGCTTTGTGCTGGCGGCGCTGATGGATCAGAAAATCCGTTTCGAAAACACCTTCCGCACCATTTTCCTCTATCCCTTCGCCCTGTCCTTCATCGTCACCGGCCTTGTCTGGCAATGGCTGCTGAACCCGGAATTCGGCATCCAGTCCGTGGTCCGCTCGATGGGCTGGGAAAGCTTCACCTTCGATCCGCTCTATAATTCCCAGATCGTCATCTACGGCATCCTGATTGCCGCGCTCTGGCAGGGCACCGGGCTCGTCATGTGCCTGATGCTGGCGGGCCTTCGCGGTATCGATGAGGATATCTGGAAGGCGGCGCGCGTCGACGGCATTCCGATGTGGAAGACCTATATTCTCATCATCATTCCCATGATGCGGCCGGTCTTCATCACCACGCTGGTCATCATCGCCAGCGGCATCGTCAAGGTCTACGATCTGGTGGTGGCGCAGACCAGCGGCGGGCCGGGCATCGCCTCCGAAGTGCCGGCGAAATATGTCTATGACTACATGTTCCAGGCGCAAAATCTGGGGCAGGGCTTCGCAGCCTCCACCATGATGCTTCTGACGGTCGCGATCATCATCATTCCATGGGCCTACCTCGAATTCGGAGGCAAGAAGCGTGGCTAA
- a CDS encoding amino acid ABC transporter permease, with translation MQDSFTARFIELTAHLGLNYDFLNSGYEVQIWLDGMKMTLILVAVTLPLSLVFGFVFAAMLTSGKVWLAGPVRAYVELTRNTPTLVQLMCGFLVLNMLISNALGGAQNNPLTPFFWVVAVTGLHIAAFHAEALRGGIEAVPATTIEAARAIGFSSFEVLRYVEFPLAIRTALPSIINNLVNLVKLTTVGSAIAVGEITYASILIWTQRDNVVELMLVILIFFSVINFIVARAGLWLERRLAVPGFGQ, from the coding sequence ATGCAGGATTCATTTACAGCGCGCTTCATTGAACTCACCGCGCATCTCGGCCTCAACTATGATTTTCTGAACAGCGGCTACGAGGTTCAGATCTGGCTTGACGGCATGAAGATGACGCTCATCCTCGTCGCCGTCACTTTGCCGCTCAGCCTCGTCTTCGGCTTTGTTTTCGCCGCCATGCTGACATCGGGCAAGGTCTGGCTCGCCGGTCCCGTGCGCGCCTATGTGGAGCTGACGCGCAACACGCCGACACTGGTGCAGCTGATGTGCGGTTTCCTCGTGCTCAACATGCTGATTTCCAATGCATTGGGCGGCGCGCAGAACAATCCGCTCACCCCGTTCTTCTGGGTCGTCGCCGTCACCGGCCTGCATATTGCCGCCTTCCACGCGGAAGCGCTGCGCGGCGGCATCGAAGCGGTGCCGGCCACCACCATCGAAGCGGCGCGCGCGATCGGTTTCAGCTCCTTCGAAGTGCTGCGTTACGTCGAATTTCCGCTGGCAATCCGCACTGCCCTGCCCTCGATCATCAACAATCTCGTCAATCTGGTGAAGCTCACCACGGTCGGCTCGGCGATCGCGGTGGGTGAAATCACCTATGCCTCGATCCTGATCTGGACACAGCGCGACAATGTGGTCGAGTTGATGCTCGTTATTCTCATCTTCTTCAGCGTCATCAATTTTATCGTCGCAAGGGCCGGTCTCTGGCTTGAACGGCGTCTTGCGGTTCCGGGGTTCGGCCAATGA
- a CDS encoding amino acid ABC transporter permease, whose translation MSAVVSPTQAAKKPPFGTILLLGVLIAVVLWLILDPSLGQVLLEWLPYLGKGFAMNVLISILAIAIGTFIGVLLGIMELAPYRLVRAPALTYVQIFRNAPHLVLIFAATYIFPFEIVAFGNYIPFPDWIKAVVGLAIPASAHIAEITRGAIQSIPTAQWEAAQGLGFSRNQTLRWIILPQCVKRSLPPWMNLYASITMGTALASLVGVHELLHAATDASTAVQRNDFTVVVYLTVLMAFFLFCYPVSRFTQRLERRFASR comes from the coding sequence ATGAGCGCGGTGGTTTCTCCAACACAGGCGGCAAAGAAGCCGCCTTTCGGCACCATTCTGCTGCTCGGCGTTCTGATCGCCGTCGTGCTGTGGCTGATCCTCGATCCGTCGCTCGGACAGGTGCTGCTCGAATGGCTGCCCTATCTCGGCAAGGGTTTCGCCATGAATGTGCTGATCAGCATTCTGGCGATCGCGATTGGCACCTTCATCGGCGTCCTGCTCGGCATCATGGAGCTTGCGCCCTACCGCCTCGTGCGCGCGCCGGCGCTCACCTATGTGCAGATTTTCCGCAACGCCCCGCATCTGGTTCTGATCTTTGCCGCGACCTACATCTTCCCCTTCGAGATCGTCGCCTTTGGCAATTACATCCCCTTCCCGGACTGGATCAAGGCCGTCGTCGGGCTTGCCATTCCCGCCAGCGCCCATATCGCCGAAATCACCCGCGGCGCCATCCAGTCCATTCCGACGGCGCAATGGGAAGCCGCCCAGGGGCTGGGCTTTTCGCGCAATCAGACGCTGCGCTGGATCATCCTGCCGCAATGCGTGAAGCGCTCGCTGCCGCCATGGATGAACCTTTACGCGTCAATCACCATGGGCACGGCGCTCGCCTCGTTGGTCGGCGTGCATGAACTGCTGCATGCCGCGACAGATGCCAGCACCGCCGTGCAGCGCAATGACTTCACCGTCGTGGTCTATCTCACCGTTCTGATGGCGTTCTTCCTGTTCTGCTATCCCGTCTCCCGTTTCACGCAGCGCCTCGAGCGGCGCTTCGCCTCCCGCTGA
- a CDS encoding NADP-dependent malic enzyme, whose amino-acid sequence MSDTPKPASTRTSVTDQEALDFHAEGRPGKLEITPTKPMATQRDLSLAYSPGVAVPVKAIAENPATAYDYTTRGNMVAVISNGTAILGLGNLGALASKPVMEGKSVLFKRFADVDSIDLEVDTEDADEFINCVRYLGPSFGGINLEDIKAPECFIIESRLRELMDIPVFHDDQHGTAIIAAAGLINAIELTGRDFKTTKLVCNGAGAAAIACMDLIKAMGFNPENITLCDTKGVIYQGRTEGMNQWKSAHAVKTNNRTLAEAMKGADVVFGLSQKGAFSEEMIRSMAPKPIIFAMANPDPEITPEEVSRVRDDAIMATGRSDYPNQVNNVLGFPYIFRGALDVRASQINDAMKIAAAQALADLAREDVPDDVAAAYQGNRPRFGPQYIIPVPFDPRLISAIPVAVAKAAIETGVARRELPDLDAYARELSARRDPMASTTQRLYERVRRSPKRVVFAEAEEEQVMRAAISFTAQGLGTAILLGRDDIIKANAERAGIDLDRANIEITNARLSSRVDAYVDYLYARLQRGGFLLRDVQRLIHNDRNHFAACMVAMGDADAVVTGVTRNYSTALEDIRRCINTKPGHRVIGVSLVVSRNRTVFVADTAVHDMPSADDLADIAEEAAGLARRFGYEPRVAMLAYSTFGQPTGERSDKVREAVKILDRRNVNFEVDGEMSADVALNHHRMQSQYPFARLSGPANVLVMPAIHSASISTKMLQELGGATVIGPLLVGLDKSVQITSMGAKDSDIVNMAAIAAYNAGR is encoded by the coding sequence ATGTCCGACACGCCAAAACCCGCCAGCACAAGAACATCGGTTACGGATCAGGAAGCCCTGGATTTCCACGCGGAAGGCAGACCGGGAAAACTGGAAATCACCCCGACCAAGCCGATGGCGACGCAGCGGGATCTGTCGCTCGCCTATTCGCCTGGCGTGGCCGTGCCGGTGAAAGCCATCGCCGAAAATCCGGCGACCGCTTACGATTATACGACACGCGGCAACATGGTCGCCGTCATCTCCAACGGCACGGCGATCCTCGGGCTTGGCAATCTCGGCGCGCTCGCCTCCAAGCCGGTCATGGAGGGCAAATCCGTCCTCTTCAAGCGTTTCGCCGATGTCGATTCCATCGATCTTGAGGTCGATACCGAGGATGCGGATGAATTCATCAATTGCGTGCGCTACCTCGGCCCCTCCTTCGGCGGCATCAATCTGGAAGACATCAAGGCGCCGGAATGTTTCATCATCGAAAGCCGCCTGCGCGAATTGATGGATATTCCCGTTTTCCATGACGACCAGCACGGCACCGCCATCATCGCCGCCGCCGGCCTCATCAACGCCATCGAACTGACGGGCCGCGACTTCAAGACCACCAAGCTGGTCTGTAACGGCGCGGGTGCTGCGGCGATTGCCTGCATGGACCTCATCAAGGCCATGGGCTTCAACCCGGAAAACATCACGCTCTGTGACACCAAGGGCGTGATCTATCAGGGCCGCACCGAAGGCATGAACCAGTGGAAATCCGCCCACGCGGTGAAAACCAACAATCGCACGCTGGCGGAAGCCATGAAGGGCGCGGATGTGGTGTTCGGCCTCTCCCAGAAGGGCGCTTTCAGTGAAGAGATGATCCGGTCCATGGCGCCGAAGCCGATCATCTTCGCCATGGCCAATCCGGACCCGGAAATCACCCCCGAAGAAGTCTCGCGCGTCCGTGACGACGCCATCATGGCGACCGGTCGTTCGGATTATCCGAACCAGGTCAACAACGTCCTCGGCTTCCCCTACATCTTCCGCGGCGCGCTCGATGTGCGCGCCAGCCAGATCAACGATGCGATGAAGATCGCCGCCGCGCAGGCGCTGGCCGATCTTGCCCGTGAGGACGTGCCTGATGATGTCGCAGCAGCCTATCAGGGCAACCGCCCGCGCTTCGGGCCGCAATATATCATTCCGGTTCCGTTCGATCCGCGCCTGATCTCGGCCATTCCGGTGGCCGTGGCGAAAGCCGCCATCGAAACCGGCGTCGCCCGGCGCGAACTGCCTGACCTCGACGCCTATGCCCGCGAGCTTTCCGCCCGCCGCGACCCGATGGCCTCGACGACGCAGCGCCTTTACGAGCGCGTGCGCCGCTCGCCGAAGCGCGTGGTCTTTGCCGAAGCGGAAGAAGAACAGGTTATGCGCGCGGCGATTTCGTTTACCGCTCAAGGGCTTGGCACCGCCATCCTGCTCGGCCGCGACGATATCATCAAGGCCAATGCGGAACGTGCCGGCATCGATCTCGACCGCGCCAATATCGAGATCACCAATGCCCGCCTCTCCAGCCGCGTCGATGCCTATGTCGATTATCTCTATGCGCGGCTGCAGCGCGGTGGTTTCCTGCTGCGTGACGTGCAGCGCCTGATCCACAATGACCGCAACCATTTCGCTGCCTGCATGGTGGCGATGGGCGATGCGGACGCCGTGGTCACCGGCGTTACCCGCAATTACTCGACGGCGCTCGAGGATATCCGCCGCTGCATCAACACCAAACCCGGCCATCGCGTCATCGGCGTTTCGCTTGTTGTCTCGCGCAACCGCACGGTCTTCGTGGCCGATACCGCCGTGCATGACATGCCATCGGCCGACGACCTTGCCGATATCGCCGAAGAGGCAGCCGGCCTCGCCCGCCGTTTCGGCTATGAGCCGCGCGTCGCCATGCTCGCCTATTCCACCTTCGGCCAGCCGACCGGCGAGCGTTCCGACAAAGTGCGCGAGGCGGTGAAAATCCTCGACCGGCGCAATGTCAACTTCGAGGTCGACGGCGAGATGTCGGCCGATGTGGCGCTGAACCATCACCGCATGCAGAGCCAGTATCCCTTCGCCCGGCTTTCCGGCCCGGCCAACGTTCTGGTCATGCCGGCCATCCATTCCGCCTCCATCTCCACCAAGATGCTGCAGGAACTGGGCGGCGCAACCGTCATCGGCCCGCTGCTCGTCGGCCTCGACAAGTCGGTGCAGATCACCTCGATGGGTGCCAAGGACAGCGATATCGTCAACATGGCGGCGATCGCGGCTTATAACGCCGGGAGATAA
- a CDS encoding mannose-1-phosphate guanylyltransferase/mannose-6-phosphate isomerase: MKEHTRKITPVLLAGGAGSRLWPVSRDQLPKQFQPLVGNLSTYQQTLMRVGDKGLYAEPLVITNEDFRFFARRQAEEIGLPATVVLEPARRDSAAAMAAAAVLAERREPGCLVLALAADHVVLDADKFSDAVKLGAKAADQGNIVVFGLVPSEPRTSYGYIKPGEAIDGEEDLSTVDAFVEKPDMKTAISYLEKGYLWNSGNFLFRSDVMIAELKAFAPEILSAVTQAVEQYESDLGFVRLHQESFEASPKNSIDYAVIEKTKRMAVVHGHFRWSDIGSWDAIWEIADKRGNDNALEGDGVFIDSEGCLIHSTQLLTTVVGAKDLVVVATKDAVLVVPKNRVQDVKGLVETLKDGEHAPQTQSHKRVYRPWGYIEHMYVDERYRVGHITVDPGHRISFQKHYHRSEHWIVVKGTATVTMGEETRLLTENQSVYIPIGQLHRLANEGQIPLELVEIQTGAYIGEDDVIRIEDDYKRQ, from the coding sequence GTGAAGGAACACACTCGAAAGATCACGCCGGTTCTTCTTGCTGGCGGTGCCGGTTCGCGTCTCTGGCCTGTCTCGCGCGATCAGCTGCCCAAGCAGTTCCAGCCGCTGGTCGGCAATCTTTCGACCTATCAGCAGACGCTGATGCGGGTGGGCGACAAGGGGCTTTATGCCGAGCCGCTCGTCATCACCAACGAGGATTTCCGTTTTTTCGCCCGCCGTCAGGCGGAAGAGATCGGCCTGCCGGCAACGGTGGTGCTTGAACCCGCCCGCCGCGACAGCGCTGCCGCCATGGCGGCTGCCGCCGTGCTGGCGGAGCGTCGTGAGCCGGGATGTCTGGTGCTGGCGCTCGCCGCCGACCATGTGGTGCTCGATGCTGACAAGTTCTCCGACGCCGTGAAACTCGGGGCCAAGGCTGCCGATCAGGGCAATATCGTCGTCTTCGGCCTGGTGCCGAGCGAGCCGCGCACCTCCTATGGTTATATCAAGCCGGGCGAGGCGATCGACGGCGAGGAGGACCTGAGCACGGTCGATGCCTTCGTGGAGAAGCCTGACATGAAGACGGCGATCTCCTATCTGGAAAAGGGCTATCTCTGGAACTCCGGCAACTTCCTGTTCCGTTCCGATGTGATGATCGCCGAGCTGAAGGCCTTCGCGCCGGAGATTCTTTCGGCGGTGACGCAGGCGGTCGAGCAATATGAAAGCGACCTCGGTTTTGTGCGTCTGCATCAGGAAAGCTTCGAGGCCTCGCCGAAAAATTCCATCGACTATGCGGTGATTGAAAAAACCAAACGCATGGCGGTGGTGCATGGCCATTTCCGCTGGTCGGATATTGGCAGCTGGGATGCGATCTGGGAGATCGCCGACAAGCGCGGCAATGACAATGCGCTGGAAGGCGATGGCGTCTTCATCGATTCCGAAGGCTGCCTCATTCATTCCACGCAACTGCTGACGACGGTGGTGGGGGCGAAGGATCTGGTGGTGGTGGCCACCAAGGATGCGGTTCTGGTGGTGCCGAAGAACCGGGTGCAGGATGTGAAGGGTCTGGTGGAGACGCTGAAGGACGGCGAACATGCGCCGCAGACGCAGAGCCACAAGCGTGTTTATCGTCCCTGGGGTTATATCGAACACATGTATGTGGACGAACGTTACCGGGTCGGCCACATCACGGTCGATCCCGGCCATCGGATCTCGTTCCAGAAACATTATCATCGCTCGGAACACTGGATCGTGGTCAAGGGCACGGCGACGGTGACGATGGGCGAGGAAACGCGGCTTCTGACGGAAAACCAGTCGGTCTATATCCCGATCGGTCAGCTGCACCGTCTGGCAAACGAGGGCCAGATCCCGCTCGAACTGGTCGAAATCCAGACAGGGGCCTATATCGGTGAGGATGATGTCATCCGCATCGAGGATGATTACAAGCGGCAATAA
- a CDS encoding carbohydrate ABC transporter permease yields MANISTLNTVVAANDAVSKELSGPRGKKPKKAFSRRNIILYGTLFVAAAYYLLPLYVMVVTSLKGMPEIRLGNIFAPPVEITFEPWVKAWANACTGLNCDGLSRGFWNSVRILVPSVVISIIVASVSGYAMANWKFKGSELFFSILIIGAFIPYQVMIYPIVIVLREMGVYGTLTGLVMVHTIFGMPILTLLFRNYFASLPEELFKAARIDGANFWQIYFRIMLPMSLPIFVVAMILQVTGIWNDFLFGVVFTRPEYYPMTVQLNNIVNSVQGVKEYNVNMAATLLTGAVPLIVYFVSGRLFVRGIAAGAVKG; encoded by the coding sequence GTGGCTAATATCAGCACATTGAACACGGTTGTCGCCGCAAACGATGCGGTTTCCAAGGAGCTTTCCGGCCCGCGCGGCAAGAAGCCGAAGAAGGCTTTTTCCCGCCGCAACATTATTCTCTACGGCACGCTGTTCGTGGCTGCCGCCTATTATCTGCTGCCGCTCTACGTGATGGTGGTCACCTCTCTGAAGGGCATGCCGGAAATCCGGCTCGGCAACATTTTCGCGCCGCCGGTGGAAATCACCTTCGAGCCCTGGGTGAAGGCCTGGGCCAATGCCTGCACCGGCTTGAACTGCGATGGGCTTTCGCGTGGCTTCTGGAATTCGGTGCGTATCCTCGTGCCTTCGGTGGTGATCTCGATCATCGTCGCTTCCGTCAGCGGCTACGCCATGGCCAACTGGAAATTCAAGGGATCGGAACTGTTCTTCTCGATCCTCATCATCGGTGCGTTCATTCCCTATCAGGTGATGATCTATCCGATCGTCATCGTGCTGCGTGAAATGGGTGTCTACGGCACGCTGACCGGCCTCGTCATGGTTCACACCATCTTCGGCATGCCGATCCTGACACTGCTGTTCCGCAATTACTTCGCCTCGCTGCCGGAGGAATTGTTCAAGGCGGCGCGTATCGATGGCGCGAATTTCTGGCAGATCTATTTCCGCATCATGCTGCCCATGTCGCTGCCGATCTTCGTCGTGGCGATGATCCTGCAGGTGACCGGCATCTGGAACGACTTCCTGTTCGGCGTGGTGTTCACGCGGCCGGAATATTACCCGATGACGGTGCAGCTCAATAACATCGTCAACTCCGTGCAGGGCGTGAAGGAATACAACGTCAACATGGCCGCAACCCTTCTGACGGGTGCCGTGCCGCTGATCGTCTATTTCGTCTCCGGCAGGCTATTCGTGCGCGGCATTGCCGCAGGCGCAGTAAAAGGTTGA
- a CDS encoding amino acid ABC transporter ATP-binding protein gives MSASAPQTAKALVELEGIHLSFGDNQVLKGIDLTVNKGDAVSIIGPSGSGKSTILRCINGLLIPQSGKITVGGTRVDQLKTEAERIALRKRIGIVFQQFNLFPHLTVMENITIAPIKILGTPKAEAERHARELLEKVRLSQKVDAYPGQLSGGQQQRVAIARALAMRPELVLFDEVTSALDPETVGEVLAVIRDLVNDGMTSILVTHEMRFAEEISDKIVFTENGLIVDQGTPDHIFYRSTNPRINAFVKGLGGQAARLNDGEGI, from the coding sequence ATGTCCGCATCCGCACCACAAACCGCCAAAGCGCTTGTCGAACTCGAAGGGATTCATCTCTCCTTCGGCGACAATCAGGTCCTGAAAGGCATAGACCTTACGGTCAACAAGGGCGACGCCGTCTCCATCATCGGCCCTTCCGGCTCCGGCAAATCCACCATCCTGCGCTGCATCAACGGCCTGCTCATCCCGCAATCGGGCAAGATCACCGTTGGTGGCACCCGGGTAGACCAGCTGAAGACCGAGGCCGAGCGCATCGCACTGCGCAAGCGCATCGGCATCGTCTTCCAGCAGTTCAATCTCTTCCCGCATCTGACTGTCATGGAAAACATCACCATCGCGCCGATCAAAATCCTCGGCACACCAAAGGCTGAAGCCGAGCGTCATGCCCGTGAACTGCTGGAAAAGGTCCGCCTTTCCCAGAAGGTCGATGCCTATCCCGGCCAGCTTTCCGGCGGCCAGCAGCAACGCGTGGCGATTGCCCGCGCGCTTGCCATGCGGCCGGAACTGGTGCTGTTCGATGAGGTCACTTCCGCGCTCGACCCGGAAACCGTGGGTGAAGTGCTCGCCGTCATCCGCGATCTCGTCAATGACGGCATGACCAGCATTCTCGTCACCCATGAAATGCGCTTCGCCGAAGAAATCAGCGACAAGATCGTGTTTACCGAAAACGGCCTGATCGTCGATCAGGGCACGCCTGATCATATCTTCTACCGTTCGACAAATCCGCGCATCAACGCCTTCGTCAAGGGTCTGGGAGGACAGGCGGCACGGCTCAATGATGGCGAGGGGATCTGA
- a CDS encoding ABC transporter substrate-binding protein — translation MRMRVISAAFLASVMIPAGMAGATDLEVTHWWTSGGEAAAVAELAKAFDATGNKWVDGAIAGSGGTARPIMISRITGGDPMGATQFNHGRQAEELVQAGLMRDLSDVAEKGKWKEVIKPASLLDSCTIDGKIYCAPVNIHSWQWLWLSNEAFKKAGVEVPKNWTEFVAAAPALKKAGIQPLALGGQAWQANGLFDTLTLSIGGKDLYQKVYGDKDAEAAAGPEMAKIFAAAVEARDMARGTNVQDWNQATNMVITGKAGGQIMGDWAQGEFQLANQKAGADYSCLPGLGLNDYITTGGDAFYFPVLKDEAKTKAQDVLAETIVDPKTQVAFNLKKGSLPIRGDVDLNAANDCMKKGLEILAKGNALTSTDQLVSADTQKQKEDLMAEFFAGSMSAEDGQKRFASIISSAD, via the coding sequence ATGCGAATGCGTGTTATTTCTGCGGCCTTTTTGGCCAGTGTCATGATTCCGGCGGGCATGGCCGGAGCCACCGATCTTGAGGTGACCCATTGGTGGACATCGGGCGGCGAAGCCGCAGCGGTGGCCGAGCTTGCCAAGGCTTTCGATGCGACCGGCAATAAATGGGTGGATGGCGCGATTGCCGGTTCGGGCGGCACGGCCCGTCCGATCATGATCAGCCGCATCACCGGCGGCGACCCGATGGGCGCCACGCAGTTCAACCATGGCCGGCAGGCGGAAGAGCTGGTGCAGGCCGGCCTGATGCGCGACCTTTCCGACGTTGCCGAAAAGGGCAAGTGGAAAGAGGTCATCAAGCCGGCAAGCCTGCTCGACAGCTGCACGATCGACGGCAAGATTTATTGCGCGCCGGTCAACATCCATTCCTGGCAATGGCTGTGGCTTTCCAACGAAGCCTTCAAGAAGGCGGGCGTCGAGGTTCCGAAGAACTGGACGGAATTCGTCGCGGCCGCACCGGCGCTGAAAAAGGCCGGCATCCAGCCGCTCGCCCTTGGCGGGCAGGCATGGCAGGCCAACGGCCTGTTCGACACGCTGACGCTTTCGATCGGCGGCAAGGACCTCTATCAGAAAGTCTATGGCGACAAGGATGCCGAAGCGGCAGCCGGCCCCGAGATGGCGAAGATTTTCGCGGCGGCCGTCGAGGCCCGCGATATGGCCAGGGGCACCAATGTTCAGGACTGGAACCAGGCCACCAACATGGTGATAACAGGCAAGGCTGGCGGCCAGATCATGGGTGACTGGGCGCAGGGCGAATTCCAGCTGGCCAACCAGAAGGCCGGTGCGGATTATTCCTGCCTGCCGGGTCTGGGCCTCAACGACTATATCACCACGGGCGGCGACGCCTTTTATTTCCCGGTGCTGAAGGACGAGGCGAAAACCAAGGCGCAGGACGTGCTGGCAGAAACCATCGTCGATCCGAAAACGCAGGTCGCCTTCAACCTGAAGAAGGGCTCGCTGCCGATCCGTGGCGACGTCGATCTCAATGCCGCCAATGACTGCATGAAGAAGGGTCTGGAAATTCTGGCCAAGGGCAATGCGCTGACCAGCACCGACCAGCTGGTTTCTGCCGATACGCAGAAACAGAAGGAGGACCTGATGGCGGAATTCTTCGCGGGCTCGATGTCGGCGGAAGATGGGCAGAAGCGTTTCGCGAGCATTATCAGCTCGGCTGACTGA